Within the uncultured Draconibacterium sp. genome, the region AGGACAGATTACCAGCGAGTTCGAATTTGAGGGACAACTGGTAACAGTTGAAGTTTATTGTCATCAGGATCAGGACCAGGTTTCTGCAAAAATAAAATCGCCTTTAATGGCAAACGGCCAATTGGCTGTTCAATGGAAGTTTCCTTACGGAGCGCCGATTCATTGCCACCCGGGCTATGATTTCGATTCGCCCGACAAACACCAAACAGTAATGACAAATACTAGCGATAAATCGGTTGTATTCGATCGTACGCTGGATGACGACAAATACCAGGTGGCGGTTAACTGGAATGGAAACGCTTCGTTCGTTAAAAGCCAGGAGCATGAATACATTCTGAAACCGGAGGAGGGTGAAACGCTGGAATTCAATTGTTTGTTTGCTCCTGAACTGGGTGAGAAACAACCCATTTCGTTTGCTGATACAAAAAGTAACAACATTTCAGGCTGGGAGAATTTCTGGAATGAAGGCGGCGTTGTCGACTTTTCTGCCTGTACCGATCCGAGAGCAAAAGAATTGGAACGCCGTACAGTTTTATCGCAGTACCTCACAAAAATACAAAGCTCAGGCTCGATGCCTCCACAGGAAACCGGACTCACCTACAACAGCTGGTTTGGTAAATACCACCTGGAAATGCACTGGTGGCACATTGCACACTTTGCCCAGTGGCAGCGCGAACAATGTGCGGAAAAGCAACTGGAATTTTATTACGAAATGTACGATGCTGCCCGCCAGACTGCCACCGACCAGGGCTACAAAGGCGTGCGCTGGCAAAAAATGGTGGGTCCTAATCACGAAAACAGTCCTTCTTCAGTAGGTTCTTACCTGATTTGGCAACAACCACACATTATCTGGCTGGCAGAAGAAATGTACCGTCAGAATCCATCGCAAGAGGTATTAAATAAATACAAAGATTTGGTTTTTGCCACCGCCGATTTTATGGCTAATTTCCCCATCTGGAATGAAGAAAAGAAACAATACGATCTGGCACCTCCGCTAATTCCTGCACAAGAACACTGGGCCCGCGAAACTACTTACAACCCGCCTTTCGAGTTGGCATACTGGTACTGGGGATTAACTACTGCGCAAACCTGGAAAGAGCGTCTGAACGAAGCGAAAGTGAAAGAATGGGAAGATGTAAGGCTGAACCTGCCTGCTCCTGACCAGGCAAATGGCGTTTACCTTGGAATTCAGGGGGCAACCGAATCGTACAACGATATGGAGTTAATGAAAGACCACCCGGTGGTTTTAGGCGCCTATGGTATTTTACCGGCCTGGGATAAAATTGATCCGGAAATTATGCGGAATACCATGCATACCATTGCAAAAAAATGGGACTGGTCTTCTACCTGGGGATGGGATTACCCCATGGCTGCCATGACCGCAACCCGCTTGGGAGAACCTGAACTTGCACTTGAATTTTTATTAAAAGACGTTCAGAAAAATACCTATCTAAAAAATGGGCACAACTATCAAAGTGATCGTCTTAGATTGTATATGCCGGGCAACGGAGGCCTGTTAACCACAATTGGTATGATGTGCGCCGGATGGGATGGCTGCACTGTTGAAAACCCGGGATTCCCAAAAGATGGCAAATGGAATGTAAAATGGGAAGGAATTTCACCCGTTTTTTAATTCTATAAACTTTTAAAAATTACACATTAAATATTTTTCTGAATTAAAAAGATAATATTATGACTCGCAAGATTCCATTTTTAATATTAATCGCGTCTATTGTTTTTTCCTGCACAACAAAAGTTGAGAAGGAGAATAAAAGCGAACTGGTAAAACGTTTGGAGGGCTTCTTTTACAACAAAGATTTTGCAAAAATTCCGGAGACAACCTTTAGTGTTGATGCTTACGGAGCTATCGCTGATGGAAAAACATTGGCAACAGAAGCCATTCAGAAAACCATTGATGCTGCTGCTGAAGCCGGAGGGGGAAAGGTTATTTTTCCTCCCGGAACTTATCTTTCAGGGGCACTCTTTGTAAAATCGAATGTAGAGTTGCACATTGGAGAAGGTGTAATTATCCGGGCTATTCAGGATAACGATTACTATCCTCGAAAATGGACACGCATTGCCGGAATTGAAATGGAATGGCCGGCTGCCCTTATTAATGTTTACAACGAACACAATGTGCGCATTACCGGGAAAGGGGTTATCGACGGCAATGGAAAATACTGGTGGAAGAAATTCTGGGGCGATCCCCGATACACCGGAGGCATGTGGGGCGAATACAAAGAAAAAGGCATTCGCTGGGCTGTTGATTACGACTGCGAACGTGTCCGCCCGGTTGTAATTTGGAAATCGGAAGATGTGCTGTTAAAAGATTTTACGGTGAAACGCGCCGGATTCTGGACCGTTTCGCTCACGTACAGTACCCGTGTTCATGTAAACGGGCTTGTGGTGCGTAATAACATTGGCGGATTCGGCCCCAGTTCCGATGGTATTGACACCGACTCATCGAAAGACGTGCTGGTTGAAAACTGCGACATCGACTGCAACGACGATAACCTGTGCATTAAAGCGGGTAAAGATGCCGATGGTTTGCGCGTTAATCGTCCGGCAGAAAACATTGTTTACCGGAACTGCATCACCCGCGCCGGACACGGTTTAATCACCCTCGGAAGTGAAACTTCAGGTGGAATGAGAAATATTGAAGTGTACGGACTCGAAGCTATCGGTACCAACATTGGTATTCGTTTCAAATCGGCTAAAGTGCGTGGCGGGTTGATGGAGAACATTCATTTTCACGACATTAAAATGAAAGATGTTGCCAATCCTTTCCATTTCGAGCTAAACTGGTACCCCGAATACAGCTACTGCAACATTCCTGACAATATTCCTGAAGACGAAATAAAAGACCGCTGGAGAGTGCTCAGCCAAAGGGTTACTCCCGAAGAAAAAGGGATTCCTGAATTCCGAAATATTAAACTCAGCAACATTACTGTTGAAAAAGCCAAACGCGCTTTTTATGCCAATGCCTACCCCGAAAAACCGATTCATAACATTACCTGGGAGAATGTTACAGTAGAAGCTGAAGAGAGCGGGAAGTTGAGTTATGCCAGCGACTGGACCATGAATAATGTTACGCTAAAAACAGCGAGCGGTTTACCAATAGAATTAATTGAAAGTAGCAATATCCAACAACCAAAAATAGTTACTATCGAAAAAGCAGCACCGCAACCGAAAGAAAAACTATCACTCGATCAGCAAATAAGGGCAATAAACATGGACGCCAAAAAGGTTATTATTCCTGTTAATCCAACAGAGGTTCAGGCAATAGTTGAAGGCGACACAACCCTTTATTCTGAAAAATTCAAGGTGTTTATTTTAAAACAGGAAAATGCGACCATTGGATTTTACGAACCGTTGGGCGATGGTTTTTACTACTCGAAAGTGGAGATTGCCACTAAAAATAATGCTTCGCTGATAGAGGTAAAAGGACAGAAACTTCACGATTACACTTTTGTAGTTAACAGGGAGGTTAAACCTAAAAGTGTTAACGGAGCAGACAATTGGAGCTACAACGATGATATGAAACAGGTCATCATCGCAAAGAAAGAAAAAGCATTTACCATTCAGATTAATCAATAAGAAACACATACCATGAAACATTTTAAGCAACTATCAATAGTAATAATTTGCCTTTTTTTAGGGCTGGCAACTTGGGCGAAATCCGAAAAAAAGGAAATCAAATATTTATCAGGAACAGATAATGAAAACACGGTAACATGGGATTTTTTCTGTACCGAAGGCCGAAAAAGTGGCGAGTGGACTACCATTGAAGTTCCGTCTCACTGGGAACAGCAGGGATTTGGCGAATACGATTACGGCCGCGATTATCGCACCTACGGGAAAAAATTTGAGTTCTCGAAAGAAAGCGGCATTTACAAACACCGTTTCAC harbors:
- a CDS encoding glycoside hydrolase family 28 protein, giving the protein MTRKIPFLILIASIVFSCTTKVEKENKSELVKRLEGFFYNKDFAKIPETTFSVDAYGAIADGKTLATEAIQKTIDAAAEAGGGKVIFPPGTYLSGALFVKSNVELHIGEGVIIRAIQDNDYYPRKWTRIAGIEMEWPAALINVYNEHNVRITGKGVIDGNGKYWWKKFWGDPRYTGGMWGEYKEKGIRWAVDYDCERVRPVVIWKSEDVLLKDFTVKRAGFWTVSLTYSTRVHVNGLVVRNNIGGFGPSSDGIDTDSSKDVLVENCDIDCNDDNLCIKAGKDADGLRVNRPAENIVYRNCITRAGHGLITLGSETSGGMRNIEVYGLEAIGTNIGIRFKSAKVRGGLMENIHFHDIKMKDVANPFHFELNWYPEYSYCNIPDNIPEDEIKDRWRVLSQRVTPEEKGIPEFRNIKLSNITVEKAKRAFYANAYPEKPIHNITWENVTVEAEESGKLSYASDWTMNNVTLKTASGLPIELIESSNIQQPKIVTIEKAAPQPKEKLSLDQQIRAINMDAKKVIIPVNPTEVQAIVEGDTTLYSEKFKVFILKQENATIGFYEPLGDGFYYSKVEIATKNNASLIEVKGQKLHDYTFVVNREVKPKSVNGADNWSYNDDMKQVIIAKKEKAFTIQINQ